The following are from one region of the bacterium genome:
- a CDS encoding aspartate-semialdehyde dehydrogenase: protein MRSDYNVVLVGIGAVGAEMLKVLDQRQFPINQLKILARSTREEEINGKIYQVTEGRPEEFDGADFVFFAGTEGAKGASKTYLPEARKRGAVSIDNGADFRLDPEVPLVVPEVNPEDIQRHRGMIASPNCSTIQMVTALAPLHRENRIRRIIASTYQAVSGSGRDAVEELRSQSPRVLAGESDVEARVYPYRIAFNVIPQIGGFAEDDFTSEEWKMDRETKKILHDPEIMVAATTVRVPVFNVHSESVYIETEEPIPLDRVRELLAAAPGVVVMDNPADLIYPTCLDADGKDPVYVGRIRRDPYIPAGLHFWIVSDNIRKGAALNVIQIAEKMIEEGMV from the coding sequence ATGAGAAGTGATTACAACGTGGTCTTGGTGGGAATCGGGGCTGTCGGCGCGGAGATGCTGAAGGTTCTCGATCAGCGCCAGTTTCCGATCAACCAGTTGAAAATCCTGGCCCGGAGCACCCGGGAGGAAGAAATCAACGGGAAGATCTACCAGGTGACCGAAGGGCGCCCCGAGGAGTTCGACGGCGCTGATTTCGTGTTTTTCGCGGGAACCGAGGGAGCCAAGGGAGCATCGAAAACATACCTGCCCGAGGCCCGGAAACGCGGGGCCGTCTCCATCGACAACGGGGCCGATTTCCGTCTCGACCCGGAGGTTCCCCTGGTCGTGCCCGAGGTCAACCCCGAGGATATCCAGCGGCATCGGGGAATGATCGCCAGCCCCAATTGCTCCACCATCCAGATGGTCACGGCCCTGGCCCCCCTCCACCGGGAGAACCGGATCCGGCGGATCATCGCCTCCACCTACCAGGCGGTTTCGGGCTCGGGCCGGGACGCCGTGGAGGAACTCCGCTCCCAGTCCCCCCGGGTTCTGGCGGGGGAAAGCGATGTGGAAGCCCGGGTCTATCCCTACCGGATCGCCTTCAACGTCATCCCCCAGATCGGCGGTTTCGCGGAAGATGACTTCACCTCCGAAGAATGGAAGATGGACCGGGAGACGAAAAAAATCCTCCACGATCCCGAGATCATGGTCGCGGCCACGACCGTTCGGGTGCCGGTGTTCAATGTGCATTCCGAGTCGGTATACATCGAGACCGAAGAGCCCATTCCCCTGGATCGGGTCCGGGAACTGTTGGCCGCCGCTCCCGGGGTGGTGGTGATGGACAATCCCGCCGACCTGATCTATCCGACCTGCCTCGACGCCGACGGCAAGGATCCCGTGTACGTCGGGCGTATCCGCCGCGATCCTTACATCCCCGCGGGTCTGCACTTCTGGATCGTCTCCGATAACATCCGCAAGGGCGCGGCCCTCAACGTCATCCAGATCGCGGAAAAGATGATCGAGGAGGGCATGGTCTGA
- the truA gene encoding tRNA pseudouridine(38-40) synthase TruA has translation MKRIRLLLEYDGTPFSGWQIQPGRDTVQERLETALAEVLGEKVRVHGAGRTDAGVHAWGQVAHFDTRSDLPPPAIRAGCNRILPAAVAVLAAEAAPEGFHSRYHALGKRYRYLILIGRPISPLRRSRAWLRPAALDAGAMRKASRPLLGKHDFTAFAGAGRPLRNGIRTLSRLDVEEDGELLAVEIEGSGFLYRMVRNIVGTLAEVGRGKMPASRVEEILRSRERTQAGPTAPPNGLYLVSVSYPFPVFGEKMICPSRSDLLTFPLDSAREC, from the coding sequence ATGAAGCGGATACGTCTCCTCCTGGAATACGACGGGACCCCGTTTTCGGGTTGGCAGATCCAGCCGGGAAGGGACACGGTCCAGGAACGGCTCGAAACCGCGCTGGCCGAGGTGCTGGGGGAGAAGGTCCGGGTTCACGGCGCCGGGAGGACCGACGCCGGAGTGCACGCCTGGGGCCAGGTGGCCCATTTCGACACCCGCTCCGATCTGCCTCCACCGGCGATCCGGGCCGGGTGCAACCGGATCCTCCCCGCCGCGGTCGCGGTCCTGGCGGCGGAGGCCGCCCCCGAGGGTTTTCACTCCCGCTACCATGCCCTGGGCAAACGCTATCGGTATCTCATCCTCATCGGCCGCCCGATATCGCCTCTCCGGCGGAGCCGGGCCTGGCTCCGCCCGGCGGCGCTCGACGCCGGCGCGATGAGGAAAGCTTCCCGGCCGTTGCTGGGAAAACACGATTTCACCGCCTTCGCCGGCGCCGGCCGCCCGTTGCGCAACGGGATCAGGACCCTTTCCCGCCTGGACGTGGAAGAAGACGGGGAGTTGCTCGCGGTCGAGATCGAGGGGAGCGGTTTTCTCTACCGCATGGTCCGCAATATCGTCGGAACTTTGGCCGAGGTGGGAAGAGGGAAAATGCCCGCGTCCCGGGTCGAAGAAATACTTCGTTCGCGGGAACGGACCCAAGCCGGGCCCACCGCGCCTCCGAACGGTCTTTACCTGGTTTCGGTATCCTATCCGTTTCCCGTTTTCGGGGAGAAAATGATTTGCCCCTCGCGGTCCGATCTGCTAACTTTCCCGCTTGACTCCGCCCGGGAGTGCTGA
- the rplM gene encoding 50S ribosomal protein L13, translating into MKTYSAKPEEMTRTWYLVDAEGQVLGRLATRIADILRGKNKPIFTPHVDTGDFVVVVNAEKVVVTGRKSQQMEYQRYSGYPGGLKSVPYKTMLKNHPERIIEHAVKGMVPHNRLGRQVLKKLKVYAGPAHPHEAQHPEPLVLD; encoded by the coding sequence ATGAAGACATATTCGGCAAAACCGGAAGAGATGACGCGCACATGGTACTTGGTGGACGCCGAGGGCCAGGTGCTGGGGCGGCTGGCGACCAGGATCGCCGATATCCTGCGCGGAAAAAACAAACCGATCTTCACGCCCCACGTGGACACCGGAGATTTCGTGGTCGTGGTCAACGCGGAAAAGGTCGTGGTCACCGGGCGCAAGAGCCAGCAGATGGAGTACCAGCGCTACAGCGGCTACCCGGGGGGGCTCAAGAGCGTCCCTTATAAGACCATGCTCAAGAACCACCCGGAACGGATCATCGAACACGCCGTCAAGGGCATGGTCCCGCACAACCGTTTGGGGCGCCAGGTGCTGAAGAAACTCAAGGTTTACGCCGGGCCCGCCCACCCGCATGAGGCCCAGCATCCCGAACCTCTGGTGCTTGATTAA
- the rpsI gene encoding 30S ribosomal protein S9 yields the protein MSDSVKFYATGRRKTSVAKVWIGPGLGRITVNNQALEDYFHRPLLLKLIQAPLAVTENVGRFDVVAQVDGGGKSGQAGALSHGIARALVEANSSLRSPLKSAGLLTRDPRKKERKKYGQPGARKKFQFSKR from the coding sequence ATGAGCGATTCCGTCAAATTTTACGCGACCGGCCGGAGGAAGACCTCCGTGGCCAAGGTATGGATCGGCCCGGGCCTGGGCCGGATCACGGTGAACAACCAGGCGCTGGAAGATTATTTTCACCGCCCGTTGCTGCTCAAGCTGATTCAGGCCCCGCTGGCGGTCACCGAAAACGTAGGGCGCTTCGATGTCGTCGCCCAGGTCGACGGGGGCGGTAAAAGCGGGCAGGCCGGCGCCCTCAGCCACGGCATCGCCCGGGCGCTGGTCGAAGCCAATTCCTCGCTGCGCTCCCCGTTGAAAAGCGCGGGGCTGCTGACCCGGGATCCGCGCAAGAAGGAACGAAAAAAGTACGGCCAGCCCGGAGCCAGGAAGAAGTTCCAGTTCTCCAAGCGCTGA
- the argC gene encoding N-acetyl-gamma-glutamyl-phosphate reductase produces the protein MLKVAVVGATGYTGIEIVKLLLGHPRVEIAALAAKVDGPVRLQDEFPQLRGNVDLTVKSLDVAEVASAADFVFLALPHTISMRFAAAFLKAGKKVVDLSADYRFRDVSVFERWYGAEHVDPEGVEEAVYGMPELFRDEIRSARLVGNPGCYPTGTILGIYPALSAGLVSGKRVIVDAKTGVTGAGRKASLPLLFPEVNENFKAYGLVTHKHTPEMEYILSRACGTGVEVEFSPHLLPVNRGILGTVYLDLIRDVSPEEVEEAYLDAYRGEPFVRVYPRGSLPELREAVGNNTCRLGLTLNPRTRRLIVVTAVDNLLKGAAGQAVQNMNIMEGFDEKTGLPA, from the coding sequence ATGCTGAAAGTCGCCGTGGTCGGAGCGACCGGCTATACCGGAATCGAGATCGTCAAGCTCCTGCTCGGGCATCCCCGGGTGGAGATCGCCGCCTTGGCCGCGAAGGTCGACGGCCCCGTTCGGCTCCAGGACGAATTTCCCCAACTGCGCGGAAACGTCGATCTGACGGTGAAAAGCCTCGATGTCGCGGAAGTCGCGTCCGCCGCCGATTTCGTCTTTCTGGCCCTTCCCCACACGATCTCGATGCGTTTCGCCGCCGCCTTTCTGAAGGCGGGGAAGAAAGTGGTCGATCTTTCCGCCGATTACCGGTTCCGGGACGTTTCCGTCTTCGAACGGTGGTACGGGGCCGAGCATGTCGACCCGGAAGGAGTGGAGGAGGCGGTTTACGGGATGCCGGAGCTTTTCCGGGACGAGATCCGTTCCGCCCGCTTGGTAGGCAACCCCGGTTGCTACCCCACCGGGACCATTCTCGGTATCTACCCCGCCTTGAGCGCGGGTCTGGTTTCGGGAAAACGAGTGATCGTGGACGCCAAGACCGGCGTCACCGGCGCCGGGCGCAAGGCCAGTCTCCCCCTCCTTTTCCCCGAAGTGAACGAGAACTTCAAAGCCTACGGCCTGGTCACCCATAAACACACGCCCGAGATGGAGTACATCCTTTCCCGGGCCTGCGGAACCGGCGTCGAGGTGGAATTTTCCCCCCACCTGCTCCCGGTCAACCGGGGCATACTGGGAACCGTCTACCTGGACCTGATCCGTGACGTTTCCCCCGAAGAGGTGGAAGAGGCGTACCTCGACGCCTATCGGGGGGAGCCGTTCGTCCGGGTCTACCCCCGCGGCTCTCTCCCCGAACTGCGGGAAGCGGTGGGAAACAACACCTGCCGCCTCGGCTTGACGCTCAACCCGCGCACCCGCAGATTGATCGTGGTCACCGCCGTCGACAACCTCCTCAAGGGGGCGGCGGGGCAGGCGGTTCAGAACATGAACATCATGGAAGGCTTCGATGAAAAAACTGGACTTCCTGCCTGA
- the argJ gene encoding bifunctional glutamate N-acetyltransferase/amino-acid acetyltransferase ArgJ: MKKLDFLPESGPLRPIEGGFTAARKFVAAGISCGIKSEDVLDLALLVSLRPASAAGAYTTNSAAAAPVRLCRERLADGALQAVVVNSGAANACTGREGDRDARSMAAAAARCLGLPETSVTACSTGTIGRRLPLDRILPGVEVLAGIVASGGNDRAAQAIMTTDTVPKEAAVEFELEGKTVRVGGMAKGAGMIHPRLRVGEPSPHATMLSFISTDAGISAGALRRALAGSLEQSFNRVTVDGDTSTNDTVIVMANGACGAGVEEGTPGWELFRRALDAVTHELARAIAADGEGATKLVRFDVTGAAGPDEARTVAAAVANSLLLKCALFGESPNWGRVLAAIGYSGTGVEPETVSVRLDGIEVVAGGLLTGTDPDAVAKALSAGRLDIVIDLGRGKDRDFYYTCDISHEYVGINRH, from the coding sequence ATGAAAAAACTGGACTTCCTGCCTGAAAGCGGGCCGCTGCGGCCGATCGAGGGCGGATTCACCGCCGCGCGGAAGTTCGTCGCCGCCGGGATCTCCTGCGGGATCAAGAGCGAGGACGTCCTCGACCTGGCCCTGCTGGTTTCGCTCCGCCCGGCTTCCGCCGCCGGAGCCTATACCACCAACTCGGCCGCGGCCGCTCCGGTTCGGCTCTGCCGGGAGCGGCTGGCCGACGGGGCGCTGCAGGCGGTGGTGGTCAACAGCGGCGCCGCCAATGCCTGCACCGGCCGGGAAGGCGATAGGGACGCGCGGTCGATGGCCGCCGCCGCCGCGCGGTGCCTGGGCCTGCCGGAAACTTCGGTGACCGCCTGTTCCACCGGGACCATCGGCCGCCGCCTCCCCCTGGACAGGATCCTCCCCGGAGTGGAGGTCCTGGCCGGGATCGTCGCTTCCGGGGGAAACGACCGGGCGGCGCAGGCGATCATGACCACCGACACCGTTCCCAAGGAAGCCGCGGTCGAGTTCGAACTGGAGGGAAAGACGGTCCGGGTGGGGGGCATGGCCAAGGGAGCGGGTATGATCCATCCCCGGCTCCGGGTGGGCGAGCCCTCTCCCCACGCCACCATGCTTTCCTTCATCTCGACCGACGCCGGGATAAGCGCCGGCGCTCTCCGCCGGGCGTTGGCCGGAAGCCTGGAACAGTCCTTCAACCGGGTCACGGTCGACGGCGATACCAGCACCAACGACACCGTGATCGTCATGGCCAACGGCGCCTGCGGAGCCGGCGTCGAAGAGGGGACTCCGGGCTGGGAGCTTTTCCGCCGGGCCCTCGACGCGGTAACCCACGAACTCGCCCGGGCCATCGCCGCCGACGGGGAAGGAGCGACCAAGCTCGTTCGGTTCGACGTAACCGGGGCCGCCGGGCCGGACGAAGCCCGGACGGTCGCGGCCGCGGTCGCCAACTCCCTGCTTCTGAAGTGCGCCCTCTTCGGGGAATCGCCCAACTGGGGGCGCGTTCTGGCCGCCATCGGCTATTCCGGAACCGGCGTGGAGCCGGAGACCGTTTCCGTCAGGCTCGACGGGATCGAAGTGGTCGCCGGCGGCCTGCTGACCGGGACCGACCCCGACGCGGTGGCGAAGGCCCTGAGCGCCGGCCGCTTGGATATCGTCATCGACCTGGGCCGGGGGAAGGACCGCGATTTCTACTACACCTGCGATATCTCCCACGAGTACGTGGGCATCAACCGTCATTGA
- the argB gene encoding acetylglutamate kinase produces MERFIRKAETLIEALPYIQSFQHKIVVIKLGGSAMTNPGTTAGVLRDIVFMEAVKMKPVLIHGGGFLISERMKKSGITPRFVEGLRCTDADCIRLVHEAMSEINADLVARIEAEGGRAEGLVARPDPVIRARRHLPLLPGPDGFKVPTDIGFVGEIESTRPGTLFQLTADDIVPVIAPLGRDEEGNVYNINGDMMAGAVAAALGAEKLVFLTDVEGIIRLREGEEPILLSSLNRNEIASLLKEGVISGGMIPKVRSGLQALEGGVRKVHIIDGRVKHSLLLEIFTDQGIGTEISNTDQGETEA; encoded by the coding sequence ATGGAACGCTTTATCCGCAAGGCCGAAACCCTGATCGAGGCGCTTCCCTACATTCAGTCGTTCCAGCACAAGATCGTCGTGATCAAGCTGGGGGGCAGCGCCATGACCAACCCCGGGACCACCGCCGGGGTGTTGCGGGATATCGTCTTCATGGAAGCGGTGAAGATGAAGCCGGTTCTGATCCACGGTGGGGGATTCCTGATCAGCGAGCGGATGAAAAAGTCAGGCATCACCCCCCGCTTCGTGGAGGGGCTGCGCTGCACCGACGCCGATTGCATCCGCCTGGTGCATGAAGCTATGTCCGAAATCAACGCCGACCTGGTCGCCCGCATCGAGGCGGAAGGGGGACGGGCCGAAGGGCTGGTGGCCCGGCCCGATCCCGTGATCAGAGCCCGCCGCCACCTTCCCCTGCTCCCGGGGCCCGACGGTTTCAAGGTCCCCACCGACATCGGGTTCGTGGGCGAGATCGAATCGACCCGTCCCGGGACCCTGTTCCAGCTGACGGCGGACGATATCGTTCCGGTCATCGCCCCCTTGGGAAGAGACGAGGAAGGGAACGTCTATAACATCAACGGAGACATGATGGCGGGCGCGGTCGCCGCCGCTCTCGGCGCCGAAAAACTGGTTTTTCTCACCGATGTCGAGGGCATCATCCGGCTTCGGGAGGGAGAGGAGCCCATCCTGCTCTCTTCCCTGAACCGGAACGAAATCGCCAGCCTGCTCAAGGAGGGGGTGATCAGCGGGGGCATGATCCCCAAGGTCCGGTCGGGCCTGCAGGCGCTGGAAGGAGGAGTGCGCAAGGTGCACATCATCGACGGCAGGGTGAAGCATTCCCTGCTTCTGGAGATATTCACCGATCAGGGGATCGGCACCGAAATTTCCAACACCGATCAGGGAGAGACCGAAGCATGA
- a CDS encoding aspartate aminotransferase family protein, which translates to MTAGADLIKQFDGSVLGTYTRNPVMIERGQGSWVWDVDGNRYLDFFPGWGVSGLGHCHPRVVEAIRAQAGKLLHMPNNFYNPLQGRLAGEIVSRAFPGKVFFGNSGAEANEGALKLARRYGAPSGRYEIVTMLSSFHGRTLATVTATGQEKYHSGFGPMIPGFRYVPYNDIEALRAAVTDKTVAVMLELVQGEGGVRPATAGFASAVRELCDENDLVMIVDEVQTGMGRVGDWFACRAYGVLPDVMTLAKALGGGVPIGAFVAGEKFAGVLAPGTHASTFGGNPLACAAGLAVFEAMEEEGVIANTRELGAYIEGRFRELAARIPSIREVRGRGLMLGLELDFPGAEIAAECLDRGVIINCTAGNVLRVMPALNATREEADIAIEAMEKALSARSEPARSEKGGNDR; encoded by the coding sequence ATGACGGCGGGAGCTGATCTCATCAAACAGTTCGACGGTTCGGTTCTCGGCACCTATACCCGCAATCCGGTCATGATCGAGCGGGGGCAGGGGAGCTGGGTATGGGACGTCGACGGGAACAGGTATCTGGATTTCTTCCCCGGCTGGGGGGTGAGCGGCCTCGGGCACTGCCACCCCCGCGTGGTCGAGGCGATCCGCGCGCAGGCGGGCAAGCTCCTGCATATGCCCAACAACTTCTACAACCCCCTGCAGGGGCGCCTGGCCGGCGAGATCGTCTCCCGGGCGTTCCCGGGCAAGGTTTTCTTCGGCAACAGCGGCGCCGAGGCCAACGAAGGCGCCCTCAAACTCGCCCGACGCTACGGGGCGCCTTCCGGCCGCTACGAAATCGTCACCATGCTCTCTTCTTTTCACGGCCGCACTCTGGCCACGGTGACCGCCACCGGCCAGGAAAAGTACCACTCCGGTTTCGGCCCCATGATCCCCGGCTTCCGCTATGTCCCCTACAACGACATCGAGGCGCTGCGGGCGGCGGTGACCGACAAGACCGTGGCGGTGATGCTGGAGCTGGTTCAGGGCGAAGGGGGGGTGCGCCCGGCGACAGCCGGGTTCGCGTCGGCGGTGCGGGAACTCTGCGATGAAAACGATCTGGTCATGATCGTGGACGAGGTCCAGACCGGGATGGGCAGGGTGGGGGACTGGTTCGCCTGCCGGGCCTACGGGGTTCTCCCCGACGTCATGACCCTGGCCAAGGCCCTGGGCGGCGGGGTCCCCATCGGGGCCTTCGTGGCCGGAGAGAAGTTCGCCGGAGTGCTCGCGCCCGGCACACATGCTTCGACGTTCGGGGGCAATCCCCTCGCCTGCGCCGCCGGTCTGGCCGTCTTCGAGGCCATGGAGGAAGAGGGGGTCATCGCCAATACCCGCGAACTGGGCGCCTATATCGAGGGCCGCTTCCGGGAACTGGCCGCCCGCATCCCCTCGATCAGGGAAGTCCGCGGCCGCGGGCTGATGCTGGGGCTGGAACTCGATTTCCCCGGGGCCGAGATCGCGGCGGAATGTCTCGATCGGGGAGTGATCATCAACTGCACCGCGGGCAACGTCCTCAGGGTCATGCCCGCCTTGAACGCAACCCGGGAGGAAGCCGATATCGCCATCGAGGCCATGGAGAAGGCGCTCTCCGCCCGGTCCGAGCCCGCGCGTTCCGAGAAGGGAGGTAACGATCGATGA
- a CDS encoding argininosuccinate synthase yields the protein MSKVVLAYSGGLDTSVILTWLKEEKGLDVVAYIADVGQNEEVEEAAEKARRTGASAVYVEDLKEEFARDFIFPALQANAVYEGTYLLGTALARPLIAKRHVEIARREGAEYVSHGATGKGNDQCRFEITFQTLEPSLKIIAPWREWDFKGRSDLIAYAREHGIPTPVTAEKPYSMDRNLLHISFEGGILEDPWTQPDEDMFVLSVSPEKAPDRPTYIEIEFERGVPAAVDGKRLSPADLVAELNRLGGENGIGRIDIVENRFTGMKDRGVYETPGGTILHIAHRALESITLDREVMHFKDSLITRYSEGVYNGFWYAPEMELLRKTVAATQESVNGTVRCKLYKGNCMVVGRKSPTSLYSPGIVSFEKAGGYRQSDATGFIRLNALRLRIKAQLEREREDRG from the coding sequence ATGAGCAAAGTCGTGCTCGCGTATTCCGGGGGCCTGGACACCTCGGTGATCCTGACCTGGCTCAAGGAGGAAAAAGGGCTCGACGTCGTCGCCTATATCGCCGATGTCGGCCAGAACGAGGAAGTGGAGGAAGCCGCGGAAAAAGCCCGGCGCACCGGCGCCAGCGCCGTTTACGTCGAGGACCTCAAGGAAGAGTTCGCCCGCGATTTCATTTTTCCCGCCCTCCAGGCCAACGCGGTCTACGAAGGCACCTACCTGCTGGGAACCGCCCTCGCCCGGCCGCTGATCGCCAAGCGGCACGTGGAGATCGCCCGGAGGGAAGGAGCCGAATACGTCTCCCACGGGGCCACCGGCAAGGGCAACGATCAGTGCCGCTTCGAGATAACCTTCCAGACCCTGGAACCCTCCCTGAAGATCATCGCCCCGTGGAGGGAATGGGATTTCAAGGGACGTTCGGACCTGATCGCCTACGCCCGGGAACACGGGATCCCCACGCCGGTGACGGCGGAGAAGCCCTACAGCATGGACCGCAACCTGCTGCATATCAGTTTCGAGGGCGGGATTCTCGAGGACCCCTGGACGCAGCCGGACGAGGATATGTTCGTGCTTTCGGTTTCTCCCGAAAAGGCCCCCGACCGCCCGACCTATATCGAGATCGAGTTCGAGCGGGGCGTTCCCGCGGCCGTGGACGGGAAGCGGCTCTCCCCGGCGGATCTGGTGGCGGAGCTGAACCGGCTCGGAGGGGAAAACGGGATCGGCCGGATCGATATCGTCGAGAACCGTTTTACGGGGATGAAGGACCGCGGCGTCTACGAAACCCCGGGCGGTACCATCCTCCATATCGCTCACCGCGCCCTGGAATCGATCACGCTCGACCGGGAAGTCATGCATTTCAAGGACAGCCTGATCACACGCTACTCCGAGGGGGTCTACAACGGCTTCTGGTACGCCCCGGAAATGGAACTGCTCCGGAAAACAGTGGCCGCCACCCAGGAGTCCGTGAACGGGACCGTGCGCTGCAAGCTCTACAAGGGGAACTGCATGGTGGTCGGCCGGAAAAGCCCGACCAGCCTGTATTCCCCCGGGATCGTCTCCTTCGAGAAAGCGGGAGGATACCGTCAGAGCGACGCCACCGGTTTCATCCGCCTCAACGCTCTCCGGCTCCGGATCAAGGCTCAATTGGAGCGGGAGCGCGAGGATCGGGGGTAG
- the argH gene encoding argininosuccinate lyase, giving the protein MNRKLWGGRFRKRTDPLLEAFSRSLSFDRRLFQADVAAGRAHAEALAAAGHLTAGEMRRLTEALGEIGEDIASGRLGTGGDHEDIHSLVLDELVRRTGEAGKKLHAGRSRNDLVSLDTRLYLREAAGSLRAALADLQEALVSKGEEYADLIFPGLTHTQHAQLVLFPHHCLAYVEMLERDKGRFADASARADVMPAGSAAMAGSSLGLDVRLLASRLGFGSVCANSMDAVSDRDFVIEFLGACAIAGMHLSRLCEELVWWSSSEIGFVRLDEAYCTGSSFLPQKLNPDSAELIRGKTGRLYGNLVAVLTVMKGLPLTYNRDMQEDKEPLFDSAETLAAALPLLAGVVRTLVVDRSAVERALAGDCSAASDLAEYLVARGIPFREAHDLVGALVRDCLRRGRGLEDLTLEDLRRYSAVFAADALGLLTPEGSLRAKTTYGSTAPAQVKRSLRRWRRKLGRRSEG; this is encoded by the coding sequence ATGAACCGTAAATTGTGGGGAGGAAGGTTCCGCAAACGCACCGATCCTCTTCTGGAAGCGTTCAGCCGTTCGCTCTCCTTCGACCGGCGGCTTTTCCAGGCCGACGTCGCCGCCGGCCGGGCGCACGCGGAAGCGCTCGCCGCCGCCGGTCATCTCACCGCCGGGGAAATGCGTCGGCTGACCGAGGCCTTGGGCGAGATCGGGGAAGATATCGCCTCGGGCCGGCTCGGGACCGGCGGGGACCATGAGGATATTCATTCCCTGGTCCTGGACGAACTGGTGCGCCGGACCGGCGAGGCGGGGAAGAAGCTCCATGCCGGCCGCAGCCGCAACGACCTGGTCTCCCTCGACACGCGCCTCTACCTGCGGGAAGCCGCCGGTTCGCTGAGAGCGGCCCTGGCGGATCTTCAGGAAGCGCTGGTGAGCAAGGGGGAAGAGTACGCCGATCTGATCTTTCCGGGGTTGACCCATACCCAGCACGCTCAGCTGGTGCTTTTCCCCCACCACTGCCTGGCGTACGTGGAAATGCTCGAGCGGGACAAGGGCCGCTTCGCCGACGCTTCGGCACGGGCGGACGTGATGCCGGCTGGTTCGGCGGCCATGGCCGGGTCGAGTCTCGGCCTGGATGTCCGCCTGCTCGCCTCCCGGCTGGGGTTCGGGAGCGTCTGCGCCAACAGCATGGACGCGGTTTCCGACCGTGATTTCGTCATCGAGTTCCTGGGGGCGTGCGCGATCGCGGGCATGCACCTCTCCCGCCTCTGCGAGGAACTGGTCTGGTGGAGTTCGAGCGAGATCGGGTTCGTACGTCTCGACGAAGCCTACTGCACCGGGAGCAGCTTTCTCCCCCAGAAGCTGAACCCGGACTCGGCCGAACTTATCCGGGGAAAGACCGGGCGTCTTTACGGCAACCTGGTCGCGGTGCTGACGGTAATGAAGGGGCTGCCCCTCACCTACAACCGCGACATGCAGGAAGACAAGGAACCGCTCTTCGATTCCGCCGAGACCCTCGCCGCCGCTCTGCCGCTGCTGGCCGGGGTCGTCCGCACCCTGGTCGTCGACCGCTCCGCCGTGGAGCGGGCGCTGGCGGGAGACTGCTCCGCCGCCAGCGACCTGGCCGAGTACCTGGTGGCCCGGGGGATACCCTTCCGCGAAGCCCACGACCTGGTGGGAGCCCTGGTGCGCGATTGCCTCCGGCGCGGCCGGGGCCTGGAGGATCTGACCCTGGAGGACCTGCGGCGGTACTCCGCGGTCTTTGCCGCCGACGCTCTCGGCCTCCTCACCCCCGAGGGGAGCCTGCGGGCCAAAACCACGTACGGTTCGACCGCGCCCGCGCAGGTGAAACGGAGCCTGCGCCGGTGGAGGCGGAAGCTGGGGAGGCGGTCGGAAGGATGA